One Flavobacterium sp. 90 DNA segment encodes these proteins:
- a CDS encoding AraC family transcriptional regulator → MSSSKNFYREIAPLSSGDSFLVFDRVKDSFDFPVHYHPEFEINFILNGKGVKRVVGDNIEEIDNVELVLIGPNLYHGWELNKCTSKKIHEITIQFHNDLFHESLLSRRIMNPIRDMFNRSIHGILFSKKVADELTPRLVRLSKLDGMDYFLEITSLLYDLANSRNQRLLSTYTVDYDTFDDYDKMKLVYEYVQKHFAEKITLEDVANVASMSIISFNRFIKKRTGKTFVNYINDIRIGYAARWLVEKDMSVSEVAFKSGFNNIANFNRSFKAIKNCTPSQYREDFSGLKRIL, encoded by the coding sequence ATGAGTAGTTCTAAAAATTTTTATAGAGAAATCGCTCCGCTATCAAGTGGAGATAGTTTTTTAGTGTTTGATAGAGTAAAAGACAGTTTTGATTTTCCGGTGCATTATCACCCGGAATTTGAGATTAATTTTATTTTAAATGGAAAAGGAGTTAAGCGGGTCGTGGGAGATAATATAGAAGAAATCGACAATGTCGAATTGGTTTTGATTGGGCCAAATTTATACCACGGTTGGGAATTAAATAAATGTACAAGTAAAAAAATCCATGAAATAACAATTCAGTTTCATAATGATTTATTTCATGAATCTTTATTGTCAAGACGAATTATGAATCCGATCAGAGATATGTTTAATCGTTCGATTCACGGTATTTTATTTTCGAAAAAAGTAGCCGATGAATTAACGCCAAGACTTGTAAGGCTCTCTAAACTTGATGGTATGGATTATTTTTTGGAAATCACATCTTTATTATATGATTTAGCAAATTCCAGAAACCAACGTTTGCTTTCGACTTATACAGTAGATTATGATACGTTTGATGATTATGATAAAATGAAGCTGGTTTATGAATACGTGCAGAAACATTTTGCTGAAAAAATCACTTTAGAAGATGTAGCAAATGTTGCGAGTATGTCTATTATTTCTTTTAACCGATTTATTAAAAAGCGTACCGGGAAAACTTTTGTCAATTATATTAATGATATCCGAATTGGATATGCCGCGCGGTGGCTTGTTGAGAAGGATATGAGTGTTTCTGAGGTGGCTTTTAAATCTGGCTTTAATAATATTGCAAACTTTAATCGTAGCTTTAAGGCTATAAAAAATTGTACTCCTAGTCAATATAGAGAAGATTTTTCTGGATTAAAACGTATTTTGTAG
- a CDS encoding glycosyl hydrolase: MRKNIITLITAVFIGTSCSAKPISSNTNLSLSDKKATPETVSLYKKLVKLSQKGYMFGHQDDLAYGVNWKYEDGRSDVKDVVGDYPAVYGWDLAGLEKDSPNNIDGIPFSKMKQYIEESHERGGITTISWHFDNPATGKSAWDNVPNSLKTVLPGGENHQKFTVWLDKAANYLLSLKDKKGKNIPVLFRPYHELTGGWFWWGKGNCTPDEFKTLWKFTFDYLQKKGVHNLIYIYNTGSFKTEEDFLSNYPGDNYADVLSFDSYQNNDDKEGKKFIEEVQSQLKIINELGAKQHKLIAIAEAGYEAIPDPKWWTGTLDKAIGDYKISYVLLWRNHGWQEKEKKMHYYAPYSGQVSEKDFVDFYKLDKTLFEKDIKKIKN; the protein is encoded by the coding sequence ATGAGAAAAAACATAATAACACTAATCACAGCAGTATTTATAGGAACTTCTTGTTCTGCAAAACCTATTAGTAGTAATACTAATTTGTCACTTTCAGATAAAAAAGCAACACCTGAGACTGTTTCGTTATATAAAAAACTAGTCAAATTGAGCCAAAAAGGATATATGTTTGGACATCAGGACGATCTTGCATATGGTGTAAACTGGAAATACGAAGACGGTCGCAGCGACGTAAAAGATGTCGTTGGAGATTATCCTGCCGTTTATGGCTGGGATTTGGCAGGTTTAGAAAAAGACAGTCCGAATAATATAGATGGAATTCCTTTTTCGAAAATGAAACAATATATCGAAGAAAGCCACGAGCGAGGCGGAATCACAACTATAAGCTGGCATTTTGATAATCCTGCAACTGGAAAAAGTGCTTGGGATAATGTTCCAAATTCGCTGAAAACGGTTTTACCAGGAGGAGAAAATCATCAAAAATTCACTGTTTGGTTAGACAAAGCGGCCAATTATCTATTGTCTTTAAAAGATAAAAAAGGAAAAAATATTCCCGTTCTTTTCAGACCTTATCACGAACTTACCGGAGGTTGGTTTTGGTGGGGAAAAGGAAATTGTACTCCCGACGAATTTAAAACATTATGGAAATTCACCTTTGATTATTTACAGAAAAAAGGCGTTCACAACCTAATATACATATACAATACAGGAAGTTTCAAAACAGAAGAAGATTTTTTATCCAATTATCCCGGTGATAATTATGCCGACGTTTTAAGTTTTGATTCTTATCAGAATAATGATGATAAAGAAGGCAAAAAGTTTATCGAAGAAGTTCAAAGTCAGCTTAAAATCATAAATGAACTTGGCGCAAAACAACATAAATTAATAGCGATAGCCGAAGCAGGTTATGAAGCAATTCCAGACCCAAAATGGTGGACAGGAACTCTTGACAAAGCTATTGGAGATTATAAAATTTCTTATGTTTTATTATGGAGAAATCACGGCTGGCAGGAAAAAGAAAAAAAGATGCATTATTATGCTCCATATTCCGGTCAGGTAAGCGAGAAAGATTTTGTTGATTTTTATAAACTTGATAAAACGCTATTTGAAAAAGACATCAAAAAAATTAAAAATTGA
- a CDS encoding MFS transporter: MHDKISLKEKIGYGLGDAASSMFWKIFSMYLLFFYTDVFGLAPAIVGTMFLITRIWDSCFDPIVGIIADRTKSKWGKFRPYLLWVAIPFAVIGVLTFYTPDFDEKGKIIYAYVTYSAMMMIYSLINVPYASLLGVMSSDRKERTTLSSYRMVFAFGGSLLALWLIEPLVNYFGGSLNSKTGWLATISVFGVITTAFFWGCFFFTKERVKPISDEKNNLKEDLKDLLKNKPWWILLGAGIGALVFNSIRDGAAVYYFKYYVSSSVNFDFSLFGTDFHMTPTSIYLVLGQAANIIGVIAATPIANRIGKKKTFFGAMALAAILSLVFYFFGKEDIMLILIFQVLISICAGCIFPLIWSMYADSADYSEWKQGRRATGLVFSASSMSQKFGWTIGGAGTGWLLGYYGFQANVEQTAVTQNGIQLMLSILPAIAAIISVVFILFYPLSEEKLQIIEQDLDEKRDQNN; this comes from the coding sequence ATGCACGACAAAATTAGTTTAAAAGAAAAAATAGGTTACGGCCTTGGAGACGCCGCATCGTCTATGTTCTGGAAAATTTTCAGCATGTATCTTCTATTTTTCTACACCGATGTTTTCGGTTTGGCGCCAGCCATAGTTGGAACCATGTTTTTGATTACCAGAATCTGGGATTCTTGTTTTGACCCAATCGTAGGAATCATCGCTGACCGAACAAAAAGTAAATGGGGAAAATTCAGACCCTATTTATTATGGGTTGCTATACCTTTTGCCGTTATTGGAGTTTTGACTTTTTACACACCAGATTTTGACGAAAAAGGAAAAATAATATACGCCTACGTAACCTATTCTGCGATGATGATGATCTATTCGTTAATCAATGTACCGTATGCATCACTTTTAGGCGTTATGTCTTCTGACCGAAAAGAAAGAACCACATTATCCTCTTATAGAATGGTTTTTGCTTTTGGCGGAAGTCTTTTGGCACTTTGGTTAATTGAACCATTAGTAAATTACTTCGGCGGAAGCCTGAATTCTAAAACAGGTTGGTTGGCAACAATTTCCGTTTTTGGAGTAATTACAACAGCTTTTTTCTGGGGTTGTTTTTTCTTTACAAAAGAAAGAGTAAAACCAATTTCTGACGAAAAAAACAATCTAAAAGAAGATCTAAAAGATTTATTAAAAAATAAACCATGGTGGATTTTATTAGGTGCCGGAATTGGCGCTTTAGTATTTAATTCAATCCGCGATGGTGCAGCCGTTTATTACTTTAAATATTACGTAAGCAGTAGCGTAAATTTTGATTTTTCGCTTTTTGGAACAGATTTTCACATGACGCCAACTTCTATTTATTTGGTTTTGGGACAAGCTGCAAATATTATTGGAGTTATCGCCGCGACACCAATCGCAAACAGAATCGGAAAAAAGAAAACCTTTTTTGGTGCAATGGCATTAGCCGCAATATTGAGTTTGGTTTTCTATTTCTTCGGGAAAGAAGATATTATGTTAATCCTGATTTTCCAGGTTTTAATCAGTATTTGTGCCGGTTGCATTTTCCCATTAATCTGGTCAATGTATGCAGATAGCGCCGATTATTCAGAATGGAAACAAGGACGAAGAGCAACAGGATTAGTTTTCTCAGCTTCGTCAATGTCACAAAAATTTGGATGGACAATTGGTGGCGCAGGAACCGGATGGCTTTTAGGCTATTATGGTTTTCAGGCAAATGTCGAGCAAACTGCCGTAACTCAAAACGGAATTCAATTAATGTTAAGTATTCTTCCTGCCATTGCAGCAATTATATCAGTCGTTTTTATCTTATTCTATCCATTATCTGAAGAAAAACTTCAAATAATCGAACAAGATTTAGACGAAAAACGAGACCAGAACAATTAA